Proteins encoded together in one Xenopus laevis strain J_2021 chromosome 6L, Xenopus_laevis_v10.1, whole genome shotgun sequence window:
- the LOC108719179 gene encoding nuclear pore complex protein Nup160, which translates to MMFLSPQAPLSATSQLVWFPYSAIDHLQQALGENESNRHNQAILGKLQRKLDEYFEKLKKATDDYKKLVQKPLRA; encoded by the exons atgatgTTTCTTTCCCCACAGGCTCCTCTCTCTGCAACCTCTCAGTTGGTCTGGTTCCCTTATTCAGCTATTGACCATCTCCAGCAGGCTCTGGGAGAGAATGAAAGTAACCGGCACAATCAGGCT ATTCTGGGCAAACTCCAGAGGAAGTTGGATGAATATTTTGAGAAGCTGAAGAAAGCCACCGACGACTACAAAAAGTTAGTGCAGAAGCCGCTACGGGCGTAA